A segment of the Panacibacter ginsenosidivorans genome:
CAGTTATAATCTGAATGATAACAACACTTTTGGTTTGTCATATGGCAGAAGAATAGAAAGGCCGGGCTACCAGGATCTGAACCCGTTCCAGTACCAGCTTGATCGATATACGTATCGCCAGGGAAACCCGGATCTTCAGCCACAATTCAGTCATAACTTTGAACTAAGTTATAATTATAAAGGCGCCTTAAATATATCAGCAAACTATACAACTGTTTCAGATATCATTAATGATGTATTGATAACAAAACGTGAACCCGGCGATTCTAACTACACTACTTATCAAACCAAGCAAAATATAGCGTCCAATAAAAACATTGGTTTAGCCGTTAGTTATAATACAAAACTGGCGAAGTGGTGGTCAATAAACGTTTTCGCTAATGTATTCAATAACCATTACAAAGGAACTATTGACGGTGAGCAGATTGATCTTGGCCTTACTTCTTACACAGCCAATATGAGCAGTCAGTTTACGTTTAATAAAGGATGGTCTGCAGAGGCTAGTGGTTTTTACCGTGGCAAAAATTTAGAAAGCAGCGCCATTCTTTCATTACCGATGGGAATGTTTTCAGTAGGCGGCGGCAAAAAAATTTTGAAAGACAAAGGTTCCATCCGTCTCAATCTCCGCGATCCCTTTTATCTTATGAGTTTCAGGGGAAGCACCGATCTTAACAAAGGTTACACACAAATACATAGTTATTGGGATAACCGCAGGGCTATCATCTCGTTTACGTATCGTTTTGGCAAAGTAAATAATCCGGCTCCACGTCGTCATAATACAGGTGCCGATGACGAAAAGAGCCGCGTAAATACTGGTGGTCAGCAGTAAAATTTTTCTCATGTGCATTATAATTCCGGCCCCGGTTTCTACCGGGGCTTTTTATTTTATGCACTTAGCTGCGGTGCTGCTATTAAGGTTTTGTTGTGTCACTCACTTGTACATTCAGTAATTCTATTCAACAATTTAGCGTCTTACTGTTACATCAGTCAATGCACATTTGTATTTTTGCCGGCTATCAATTATCAATTATAAACTTTTTGCCATGCCATCATTTGATATTGCCAGTAAAGTTGATCTTCAAACTTTAGATAACGCAATCAACACTGTAAAGAAAGAGATCAGTAATCGTTTCGATTTTAAAGACTCGCATGTTTCCATAGAGCTCAATAAAAAAGACTATATCGTAAACATAGAAGTAGAAAGCGATATGAAAATGAAACAGGTCATTGATGTTATTATCAGCCGTGCTATAAAACAGGGCATCGATGGTAATGCCTTCAACTTTGAAAAAGATGCTTACCCCAGTGGTAAAGTGGTAAAGAAAGAAGTATCCGTAACCAATGGTTTAAAACAGGATGATGCAAAGAAGATCGTAAAGCTTATAAAAGATTCAGGTCTAAAAGTGCAGGCACAAATAATGGATGAGATAGTACGCGTAACTGCCAAAAAAATAGATGATCTGCAGGAAGTTATTGCCATGCTGAGAGGAGCTAACCTTGCCTTCCCGCTTCAGTTTACCAATATGAAATCGTAAATAAACGGGGGCAATTGTTGCCATAAGTTCCAAAAACCTGAAGTGTGCGACGCAACCAAAGATGCCATAGGAAACAGGATGTTGGGCGCATAATTGCTTTACTTTAAATTCAATTTGGTTTAAAACCTTCCCGAACTTATCTTTGCGCTCCAATTTTTAAATTGTACGGCAAAATCCGTGCAGCCTAAAATCATAAAAATGAAAAAAGGTCTCCATCCGGAAAGTTACAAATTTGTTGTTTTCAAAGACATGAGCAACGGTCATGCATTTCTTGGTCGTTCTACAGGCGGTTCCAAAGAAAAAATTAAATGGGAAGATGGTAATGAATACCCGCTGATAAAGCTGGAAATTTCGAATACATCGCATCCATTTTATACCGGTAAGAATGTACTGGTAGATACTGCGGGACGTATCGACAAATTCAAGAAGCGTTACGAAAAGAAAAAATAACCTTCTGATATTAAAATCCCTCCGCAGTAAAAAACGGGGGGATTTTGCTTTATATAATCCTTTAGCAAGCAACAACAACGATGAGCCAACTTACAAGTTACCCCAAAGAAAAAATTAAGATCCTGTTTTTGGAGAATATCAGCGACAAAGCTGTGCAGCACTTTAAGCAAAACGGTTATACCAATGTAAAAAAGATCGGCGGTGCACTAAGCGAAGAAGAATTGATAAAGGAAGTGAAAGATGTGCATTTGCTGGGTATTCGTTCCAAAACACAGATAACAGAGAAAGTTTTGGAAGCAGCAACCAAACTGCAGGCAATAGGCTGTTTCTGTATTGGTGTAAACCAGGTGAATTTAAAAGCAGCAACCAAAAAAGGAATTGTAGTTTTTAATGCTCCTTATAGTAATACCAGAAGTGTTGCAGAACTGGTGATTGGGCTCTCTATAATGTTGATACGCCGCATACCGGATAAGAACAAAGCTGCGCATGAAGGTCTTTGGAATAAAGAAGCAAAAGGCAGTTTTGAATTGCGCGGTAAAACGTTAGGTTTGGTAGGTTACGGAAATATTGGCAGCCAGGTAAGTGTACTTGCAGAAGCGCTTGGTATGAAAGTTTTATTTTATGATGTGGAAACCAAACTGCCTTTGGGTAATGCAGCTTCCTGCAGGAGCCTGAAAGAGCTTTTAAATGCTGCGGATATTGTTTCACTGCATGTACCTGAAACAGCACAAACAAAGAATCTTATTAATAAGGGCAATATCAAACATTTTAAGAAAGGCGCAATTCTTATTAATTATGCCAGGGGAGAAGTTGTTGATCTTGCTATATTGGCAAAAGCATTGAAGGAAGGCGAACTTGGAGGTGCAGCAATAGATGTATTTCCATGGGAACCTGAAAAAAATGGAGATAAATTTGAAACACCATTACAAGGATTAAGCAATGTGATTCTTACCCCACATATTGGTGGATCAACTGAAGAAGCACAGCAAAATATTGGTGATGATGTAAGTGCAAAACTTTTCAATTATCTCGAGAAAGGAATCACTTATGGCTCGCATACTGTGCCTGCAATCAGCCTGCCACCGGTAGAAGGTGCACATAGAATATTACATATTCACAAAAATGTACCGGGTGTATTGAGTGCAATTAATACAGAACTGGCAAGTCATCACATCAATATTGTTGGTCAGTATTTACAAACAAATAATGAAATTGGGTACGTGGTTTTAGATGTAGATAAGAAACTTTCCAAACAGGCTTTAGAATTATTGAGAGATGTGAAAGAAACGATTAAGGTGAGGATACTTTACTAAATAATTATTACAATAAAATATAAAGGACGCTTTTGGCGTCCTTTTATTATGTGGTATGATTTACCCATTTTCCACATGCCTTGTGATTTATTTAATCTACTTTTTCCGTAGTGATTGTTGTTGTTTTTCCATCATCTCTGCGGATGGTCGTGGTTTTAGAGCTGCGCTTTCCCCCACTTGCTATAAGTATAATAATCAGTAAAGCAATGATTCCAACAACCCAAATCCAGTTCTGGCCAATCCAGGTGCCCACATCTGTATTGTTTACTTCTACTTTTGGTGATTCCTGTGCCTGTGTGAACTGATATATTAATATCATAATGCTCGTAAAAAGAGCTTTAAAGCCTGAACCTTTAATTAACTGTTTCATATGAATACTTTTAAGTTTAAAAGATCTGTTTCATTCAAAAGAATTCAATAACTGCGCCAATTAAAGGCATAGGTGCCAATAAACTCTTCCTGTAAAAACATAACTTTGCAACCTTATTATGAAATCAAGAACATTACAAAAAGATAAGGTGAACATTATAACACTTGGTTGCAGTAAAAACCTGGTGGATAGTGAAGTGCTGAGTGGCCAGCTGAAAGCAAATGAAATTGATGTGGTGCATGAGAACAGTAAACTTGATCATAACATAGTTGTGGTAAATACTTGCGGTTTTATTGACAAGGCAAAAGAAGAAAGCGTAAATACTATTCTCGACCAGGTTGAATTAAAAAAGAAAGGTAAACTTGACAAAGTTTATGTTACCGGTTGTTTAAGTGAACGTTACCGTAGCGATCTTGAAGCGGAAATTCCAGAAGTTGATGCGTGGTTTGGCACTCTTGAATTACCACTCATTTTAAAACAATTTGATGCTGATTATAAAAGTGAGTTGCTTGGTGAACGCATGCTTGGCACACCAAAACATTATGCTTATTTAAAGATCAGTGAAGGTTGTAACAGAACCTGTGCATTCTGTGCAATTCCTTTAATGCGTGGTGCGCATGTCAGCAGGTCGATGGAAGATTTGGTTAAAGAAGCCGAGAGCCTTGTCCGGCGTGGCGTTAAAGAGATCATGCTTATTGCGCAGGAACTTACTTATTATGGTCTCGATCTTTACAAGAAAAGAATGCTTGCAGAATTATTGAATAAACTGGCTGATGTAAAAGGAATTGAATGGATTCGTTTACATTATGCTTACCCCAATAAGTTTCCGCTTGAAGTGTTGGATGTTATGCGTGAGCGCAGCAATATCTGTAACTATCTTGATATGCCTTTGCAGCATGCAAGCAATAACATGCTGAAAGCAATGAAGCGCCAAAGCACAAGACAGGAAATGGAAGAATTGATTGCAGCTATTCGTGAAAAGAATCCGGGCATTTGTTTGCGCACAACTTTAATAGCAGGTTTCCCTGGCGAGACAAGAGAAGATGTGGAAGAGCTCAAAGATTTTCTTACACGTATGCGTTTTGATCGTGTCGGCATTTTCACTTACAGTCATGAAGAAGGAACGAGTGGTTATGCTTTAATTGATGATGTGCCTGCGGAAGAAAAGCAGGCACGTGCACAGGAGATCATGGAACTGCAGCAGGAAATAAGTTATGAAAAGAATGTAGAAAAGGTAGGTAAGGTATTTAAAGTAATTATCGACAAAAAGGAAGCTGGCCGCTATCTTGGCCGCACTGAGTTCGATAGTGTTGAAGTAGATAATGAAGTGGTAATTCACTCCACAAAAAAATTGCCTGTTGGTGAGTTTGTAAATGTAAAGATCACTAAAGCGTATGATTATGATTTGGAAGGAGAAGTGATTTTATAATACTATGCTATAGAATAAATGGCATCGCCTGTTGCGTCGCAAGCACTTCAGCGTTCTGATCAGTTTGCAACAGTTTAATTTTAAAGAGAACCATCGTTCTCTTTTTTTATTCCTTTTTTGTAATTTGAGTTTGCATAAATTCTTATACATGTTAGCAGAGGAGACTTTACTGAACCGCGTAAGAGAGATCATTGAAGTAACGCATGATAATGTGGGAGAGAAGAAAGCATTCGGTGGAATATGTTTTATGGTTAATGATAAAATGTGTGTGGCTGTTAAGCCGGAAAGAATAATGGTTCGAATAGATCCGGAAAAAAATGATGATGTAATTTCGAAAAATGGTTGCGAGCCAATGGTGCACAACGGTAAAGTAATGAGAGGCTTTGTTTTCGTCAGCTCCGCTGAATTACAATCAAAAAAACAATTAGAATATTGGGTAAAACTGGCACTCGATTATAATCCTGTTGCAAAGCAATCGAAGAAAAAGGTCAAAAAAAGCAATAACTAAAATGTGAAATAAAGTGTCTGTAACACTTTACTTATAACAGAATTCTTCTCTTTATTATAAAGCCTTAACTTAGACACATAACTAACCTGCATGTTAAAAGTAGTATCCTTCCAGATAGCAGATAGTATAGATATAAAACAATTTAAAACTGCATTTACGGCAGAAATTTATCATGAAGATTCTGATGAATTGTTTTATCGTATGGCCACACAAAAATTTATTTACGTTTTTAAGTATGGTATTGTATGTTTTCTTGGTTACAACGAAGTAGAGTCTACAGCTTTTATACAGGTTATAACACCATATTGCAGAAACATGCAGGAAGAAAGATTGAATGATGAATTTGATATAGAAACCAATGCAAACAGGTATAAACTCGGTTACAATAAAATTGAACTGGAAAGCGCAGATGTAGAATCTTTCCGGCTCATCATGCTTAATGTATCGCAGTCTGTTGCACTGGACCATTACAGCCAGCAAACAAATATCCTACTCGAAGAAACAAATTATCATACACAGATACTGGAGAAGAAAGGCAAGCTCGACCTGAGTGGTATTAACTTAAAAAAATATATTGGCCGCACACTCAACCTCAAAAACAGGATAGCTGAGAACCTTTATATTTTTGATTCACCCGAAGAAACATGGGAAGATGAAAACCTTAACAGGCTTGATATCGGCCTCAAAAAAACATTCGATCTGCAATCGCGTTTCCGTACCATACAAGAGGGGCTTGGTATTGTAAAAGAGAACCTCGAACTGTTTAAAGACCTGCTTCAATACCGCAATAGCATTGTGCTGGAATGGATCATTATCATCCTGATCTTTGTGGAAGTTATCAATCTTTTTATTGAAAAAATATTCAGATAAAAGAATGTTTTTTGGGCTCGTCTTTTTTTTGCTATTTAGCTTTACTTGCGTCGCACACTGCGGCGCTTTTATCGTTAATCAACAGGTAAATACATTGTTCGTATATGATGCACAGCAGTACAAAGTACAAGTGTGCGACGCAAGGAACGATCAGTAAAAGATATACAGCCGGGCTCAAAAAAAATTATGGTGCAGGTTTTATATCGGTAAGTTTTACATCAAAATATAAAATGGTATTGGGTGGTACAGCACCGGGAATACCTGTACATGCATAACACAATGAAGAGGGGATAACCATTTTTATCTCTCCGCCTTTCGCTATTTTTTGCAGACCTAATTTCCAGCCGTCAATAAAACCATTTAATATACTTGCATAAGGAGTTGTCTGTTGCTCATCAAGCACTGTTCCATTAAGATAAGTTCCGGTATATAGCACATACACAGTATCATTAAGATCCGGTGGTGCGCCTGTTCCGGGTTCAATTATCTGGTAAAAGATCCCATTATCATCTGTCTGGTAGGTTATAGAATTGCTTACACAAAATGCGGCCATAGTAGATGCTTCCGAAGAGGGGGCAACATTGGTACACATGCTGTTGGTATTAGATTTTCCACAACTATAAAATAAAATCATAAGCAGAACGATCACAGGCAATTTCTTCATGTTGTTTGTTTTTGTAAAAGACAGTCTTTAAGGTTGTTTGGCTGCATCTGCAGATTCTGCTTTTTGCTGTTGCTGCTTTTTATAAAGTAATTCGCGGTAATGCTGTTCATTCATATCCCACTTGTATTTTTTGTAAAAGATTGCGGTAAATATAGCTATGGCTGCAACTGCAATTATTAATACATAAGGATTCATTTGGCTGTTTGCTACCATATTGGCCCGTGTATACCAGCCAAGATCAAGGGAAAGCAAAATACCGCCTGATATCAAAAGGCCAAGTGGCAGGCCAATAAAAAGCTGGCGTAACAATTTTTTTTCTCTGTCGCGGTTCTTTTCCCAGTATTGAATAAAGGCTTCATCCTGCGTGGATAACATGCCACAAAATTAAGTTTACACAGGTATAAAAATTCATTTCTTTGAAATTTATGATTTGTGATTTTAAAAGCTGTATTTTCAGGTCAAAAAAGTGAACCATTACGACGCGCTTATAAGGGATTATCTCTACGAATACAAGTCTGTATCTTTTGAAAAGATAGGCGAACTTGTTCTTGACAGTACTGTATCTCCCGACCAACCGATTTCAAAAACTTCTATACACTTTACAGTTAGTAAAAGAGCCGTTACCACACCAGAGCTTGCAACTTTTATAGCTGGTAAAACCGGTAAAAGCAAAGTATTGATCAATTCAGACCTTGAATCATTCGTGGAGTTGATGCGGCAGTTTATAAATATTGGGAAGCCCTACGAAATGGAGGGTGTTGGTATTTTTAAATTGGGTAAATCAGGCGAATATGAGTTTGCTGCTTTTGATGAGACATATACGTACAAAAGAGAAGAAACAAAAAGCAGTAAAAAACAAAAGTCAGGAATTGATTCGCCGCTTGCCGTAAAGAATTCTTCCAATAAAAACTTATTAATGTTTTTTGCACTTATAATTATATTGGGTGTACTGGGTGTAATAGGTTGGGGAACTTATAAATTATTTGTGAACAAAAATAACACATCCGCACAAACACAAACTATTGCAGACACTGCAACGCAGACTGCTCCTCCACTAAAGCCTTTACAAGACAGCACTGCAATAAAAACAGACAGCCTGCAAACAAAAGACAGCATTGCAGTTGCAGTAAATGACTCTGCATCTTATAAATTTATTTACGAAACAACAACATCTTCTGCAAGAGCATATGATCGTGTGAATACCTTAAGATCATTTGGACATCCTTCCGCAGTTGATAGCATAAAAAGGGACTCTGTAACAGTATATACGCTTTATTTCAAATACAGGCTCAGTGCTGCAGATACTGCAATAATGAAGGATTCTCTCCAGAAATTATTAAGCAGAAAAATAAGAATAAGGCCTCTTTAATAAATGCCGGTCATAAAAATAATGCATGAAAAATTCGGAACTTATATTAGCCATATTATTCTGGACTTTCCTTGTTGCAGATTGCATACTGATGACTGAAGGGCTGCATGAATACAGGATTTATACAAAAACCTTACTCGTTCCTATATTGCTTATTGGTATATATACTACGTCACAGGAAACAAAGCACCGTAAATCAAAAGTCATTACTACACTTGCATTTTTCTTTTGTTTTCTCGGAGATTTCTTCCTGCTGAGCGACGATGATAAGAGTTATTTTATATTAGGGTTAAGTTCATTTCTCCTGGCGCATTTGTTTTTTATTGTTTTCTTTTTGCGACTGAAAAAAATTTCAAATAAATACAGGCTTTTCCTTTCTGGTATCAGCGCACTGGTATTTAGTTATGTTGGGGTGCTTTTATTTCTTATCTGGAAGGATGTAACCCTTCAGAATCTTCAGATACCGGTAGTAGTATATGCGTTTATTCTTGGCCTTATGCTTATCGCGGCTGTTCATACTATAAATAATAAAAGCATTCAAAAACTTTCCAGGTATTTTTTTATTCCTGGCGCGGTTCTTTTTATTTTATCAGACTCTCTTCTTGCGTTATATAAGTTTGCTATAACATTTAGGTATGGGAATATTCTGGTCATGGTTACTTATGCCGGAGCCCTTTTCCTGCTATACCTTGGGGTGATGCGTTTTTTGAAAAAATAGTTTTATTAACCCTCTCAGGAACGTTGATGCAGGTGCTATTTTTTGATTTTTATGTACCCGGCTGTGCCAATACTATTTAGCCCGGTTGCGTCGCACACTTTTACACTATAACTTTATTCTACATAAACTCTTTTTATGCGTGTGCTACTATTAAAAGCAATCAGTTAAACATCAAAAAGCTAATGAAAATAAATTAAGCTTAAGATGCCAAAAGAGTAGTCACGTATAGTAAAAAAATATAACTTTACGCGGTAAAAGTTTGTACCCTTGGTCATAAACTACAAGTGAAAGTCAATAACAAAAGGTTAGCATTAAATTGACAATGTGTTGAAGTACCCTAATGCCACTCCTTCGTTATAACATTTCCCGCTTATAATAGTTTTTCAATTCCAAAATTCTGTGTTGAGCCATAACTGTATCCTTTTAAAAAATAAAATGGCCCGACCATGATAAAAATTGTACCTAAACTAAGAATTCAAAAAATTGTTTTCTCCCTGTTTTTTGTAGGAATGCTTTTTAATAATGTGCAGATTAGCGCACAAGTAAGTATAACAAGCACTGCTCCTGTTACAGAATCTTTTACAGGCTACTTGGGAACTTCACCGGGTCCAAATTCCAATTGGGATTTATTAGGAAGTACGGTTTTTAATGGTACAAACCAAACAACAGGTTCAACGGGTGGATGGTATGGATCTGATAACCTGTCTTTTTTAGGAATTAATGGAGTAACTAATGTAAATGCAACTTGGAAATTACAGAATAATACCAATTACAGTATTACGACATTTACACTTGCATTTATTGCAAAAATGTTTAAATCAGGATCTGCGTCCCCAAATGTGCAAGTGTATTATGAAATAAGCTCATCCGCAACTTTTCCTGTTGCTGGTACAACTGGATTTACTCAATTTGGCTCGTTGACTTTTAGTGATGCTACTGCAAATATTTCATCACCAACAGGGGCAAGCCTTTCCCAAACTATATCATCAATTAATATACCGAATGGCTATTATATATACATTAGGTTTATACATGCAGGAGGTAAAAACAGTGA
Coding sequences within it:
- a CDS encoding YajQ family cyclic di-GMP-binding protein; translation: MPSFDIASKVDLQTLDNAINTVKKEISNRFDFKDSHVSIELNKKDYIVNIEVESDMKMKQVIDVIISRAIKQGIDGNAFNFEKDAYPSGKVVKKEVSVTNGLKQDDAKKIVKLIKDSGLKVQAQIMDEIVRVTAKKIDDLQEVIAMLRGANLAFPLQFTNMKS
- a CDS encoding type B 50S ribosomal protein L31, whose protein sequence is MKKGLHPESYKFVVFKDMSNGHAFLGRSTGGSKEKIKWEDGNEYPLIKLEISNTSHPFYTGKNVLVDTAGRIDKFKKRYEKKK
- the serA gene encoding phosphoglycerate dehydrogenase — its product is MSQLTSYPKEKIKILFLENISDKAVQHFKQNGYTNVKKIGGALSEEELIKEVKDVHLLGIRSKTQITEKVLEAATKLQAIGCFCIGVNQVNLKAATKKGIVVFNAPYSNTRSVAELVIGLSIMLIRRIPDKNKAAHEGLWNKEAKGSFELRGKTLGLVGYGNIGSQVSVLAEALGMKVLFYDVETKLPLGNAASCRSLKELLNAADIVSLHVPETAQTKNLINKGNIKHFKKGAILINYARGEVVDLAILAKALKEGELGGAAIDVFPWEPEKNGDKFETPLQGLSNVILTPHIGGSTEEAQQNIGDDVSAKLFNYLEKGITYGSHTVPAISLPPVEGAHRILHIHKNVPGVLSAINTELASHHINIVGQYLQTNNEIGYVVLDVDKKLSKQALELLRDVKETIKVRILY
- the rimO gene encoding 30S ribosomal protein S12 methylthiotransferase RimO, giving the protein MKSRTLQKDKVNIITLGCSKNLVDSEVLSGQLKANEIDVVHENSKLDHNIVVVNTCGFIDKAKEESVNTILDQVELKKKGKLDKVYVTGCLSERYRSDLEAEIPEVDAWFGTLELPLILKQFDADYKSELLGERMLGTPKHYAYLKISEGCNRTCAFCAIPLMRGAHVSRSMEDLVKEAESLVRRGVKEIMLIAQELTYYGLDLYKKRMLAELLNKLADVKGIEWIRLHYAYPNKFPLEVLDVMRERSNICNYLDMPLQHASNNMLKAMKRQSTRQEMEELIAAIREKNPGICLRTTLIAGFPGETREDVEELKDFLTRMRFDRVGIFTYSHEEGTSGYALIDDVPAEEKQARAQEIMELQQEISYEKNVEKVGKVFKVIIDKKEAGRYLGRTEFDSVEVDNEVVIHSTKKLPVGEFVNVKITKAYDYDLEGEVIL
- a CDS encoding TfoX/Sxy family protein, which codes for MLAEETLLNRVREIIEVTHDNVGEKKAFGGICFMVNDKMCVAVKPERIMVRIDPEKNDDVISKNGCEPMVHNGKVMRGFVFVSSAELQSKKQLEYWVKLALDYNPVAKQSKKKVKKSNN
- a CDS encoding RMD1 family protein, which gives rise to MLKVVSFQIADSIDIKQFKTAFTAEIYHEDSDELFYRMATQKFIYVFKYGIVCFLGYNEVESTAFIQVITPYCRNMQEERLNDEFDIETNANRYKLGYNKIELESADVESFRLIMLNVSQSVALDHYSQQTNILLEETNYHTQILEKKGKLDLSGINLKKYIGRTLNLKNRIAENLYIFDSPEETWEDENLNRLDIGLKKTFDLQSRFRTIQEGLGIVKENLELFKDLLQYRNSIVLEWIIIILIFVEVINLFIEKIFR
- a CDS encoding FKBP-type peptidyl-prolyl cis-trans isomerase, translating into MKKLPVIVLLMILFYSCGKSNTNSMCTNVAPSSEASTMAAFCVSNSITYQTDDNGIFYQIIEPGTGAPPDLNDTVYVLYTGTYLNGTVLDEQQTTPYASILNGFIDGWKLGLQKIAKGGEIKMVIPSSLCYACTGIPGAVPPNTILYFDVKLTDIKPAP
- a CDS encoding lysoplasmalogenase, whose product is MKNSELILAILFWTFLVADCILMTEGLHEYRIYTKTLLVPILLIGIYTTSQETKHRKSKVITTLAFFFCFLGDFFLLSDDDKSYFILGLSSFLLAHLFFIVFFLRLKKISNKYRLFLSGISALVFSYVGVLLFLIWKDVTLQNLQIPVVVYAFILGLMLIAAVHTINNKSIQKLSRYFFIPGAVLFILSDSLLALYKFAITFRYGNILVMVTYAGALFLLYLGVMRFLKK